The genomic segment CAAGAAACTGAACACATCTTACCAGTATCGAGACTGGTAGGATGTAGCACGACCACGCATGTCGGGTCAACCCCCCTTAACGGGCAAACGGGCCGACCGGGCCGGGAAGCCGGGCTGGGGGCTCCTGAGGAGCACGCGGGTGTCTTGTACCCCGTTCGTGGTACAGTGGCGGCCTCGTCGCAGGAGGTGCCCGATGGCCAAGACTGAGATGATCCGTGCCCGTGTTGAACCGGAGTTGAAATCTCAGGCCGAAGAGGTCTTCTCGAGGCTTGGCCTGACGCCAACCGAGGCGATCACACTGTTATATGGACAGGTGATCGAGCATCGCGGTTTGCCGTTCGCGGTGAAGATTCCCGATGCCGAGACGACCGCGGCGCTGCGGCAGGATCGAGCTAGAGACGGAATCAACGGGACACCGATCGACCGGAGCAGCACCGTGTCGCGAATCCTCGCCAATCTGCACGACCGAATCGTGGGTGGAAACATGAAGCCCGGTTCCCCGTTGCCGGCCGAGCGTGAGCTGGCGGCAGAGCTCGGGGTCAGTCGCTTCAGTTTGCGGGAAGCCCTGCGCGTGGCGGAGTCACAGGGACTGGTGAAGATCAGCCATGGCAAGCGCACGCAGGTGGCCACTGAAACAGCGTCCAGCGTTGCCGCTGCTTGGCGAATCGCGCTGCGGCGCGGCGCCGCATCGCCCGTGCTGCTGACCGAGGCGCGGCTGGCGGTAGAGGTGGAGATCGCGCGCCTTGCCGCGGAGCGCGCCACGCCTGACATGGTGGCGGCGC from the Spirochaetaceae bacterium genome contains:
- a CDS encoding type II toxin-antitoxin system RelB/DinJ family antitoxin, producing the protein MSGQPPLTGKRADRAGKPGWGLLRSTRVSCTPFVVQWRPRRRRCPMAKTEMIRARVEPELKSQAEEVFSRLGLTPTEAITLLYGQVIEHRGLPFAVKIPDAETTAALRQDRARDGINGTPIDRSSTVSRILANLHDRIVGGNMKPGSPLPAERELAAELGVSRFSLREALRVAESQGLVKISHGKRTQVATETASSVAAAWRIALRRGAASPVLLTEARLAVEVEIARLAAERATPDMVAALQETIDRHEQAAPGDAETRVAYDLEFHRLLARATGNPVFEMMLSPLVALLEASLRLTNFYWEELRNTSFQHVPHRRVLRAVAAGDASAAAKEMRAHLESVQRGLRDRQAGDDVPAAANTQPRS